From one Dyella sp. 2HG41-7 genomic stretch:
- a CDS encoding MerC domain-containing protein, which produces MDPTPTQPNARFWNLADRVGATASFLCAIHCAALPFLLAVLPLLGLSFLGGRAFERCFVLFASSLALFALVNGYRRHHRALPLRLALPGLALLILGVTFAENYSIVVHSVMVTCGGLLVATAHFTNLRFDRLHGHVHGPQCAHG; this is translated from the coding sequence ATGGATCCCACACCAACGCAGCCGAATGCTCGCTTCTGGAACCTTGCCGATCGCGTTGGCGCGACCGCGTCGTTCCTGTGCGCCATTCACTGCGCCGCGTTACCGTTCTTGCTTGCCGTGCTCCCGTTGCTGGGCCTGAGCTTTCTGGGCGGCCGCGCGTTCGAACGGTGTTTTGTGCTGTTCGCCAGCTCGCTGGCGTTGTTTGCGCTGGTCAACGGCTATCGTCGGCACCATCGCGCGCTGCCGCTGCGTTTGGCGCTGCCCGGCCTTGCGCTGCTGATCCTCGGCGTCACCTTCGCGGAAAATTATTCGATCGTCGTGCATAGCGTGATGGTGACGTGCGGCGGTTTGCTGGTCGCCACCGCGCACTTCACGAATCTTCGATTTGATCGCCTGCACGGTCATGTGCATGGTCCGCAGTGCGCGCACGGCTGA
- the gltX gene encoding glutamate--tRNA ligase, whose protein sequence is MTVRTRFAPSPTGFLHIGGARTALYCWLEARRRGGEFLLRIEDTDRERSTDEAVQAILDAMQWLDLSADEQPIYQTHRLERYKQVAQELLAAGKAYYAYESKEDIEAMREAAMARGEKPRYNGYYRDRNEPYREDPNRVIRFKNPLEGSVVFDDKVKGRVEWSNAELDDLVIFRSDGWPTYNFAVVVDDIDMGITEVIRGDDHVNNTPRQINIYHALGAKVPEFAHLPMILDKEGKKLSKRTNSVSVMEYRENGFLPHAILNYLVRLGWSHGDQEIFSREEMIKLFDVGDVNKAASRFDVEKLMWLNQHYLKTDDPQTLAPEFAWHLARAGIDASKGPAPAEVIVALRDRVHTLKEMAERAAIWYGPIVEWDDKAVAKHLKNESAAQVLSAARELLATCEWKPEPIHQVIEQVAAKLELGMGKIAQPLRVAMTGTQVSPSIDHTIYLTGRDVALKRIDDAIALAQA, encoded by the coding sequence ATGACCGTCCGCACCCGCTTCGCTCCCAGTCCCACCGGCTTCCTGCATATTGGCGGCGCGCGCACCGCGCTGTATTGCTGGCTGGAAGCGCGTCGTCGCGGCGGCGAATTCCTGCTGCGCATCGAAGACACTGATCGCGAGCGTTCCACCGACGAGGCCGTGCAGGCCATTCTCGACGCCATGCAATGGCTGGATCTGAGCGCCGACGAGCAGCCGATTTATCAAACGCATCGCCTGGAACGCTACAAGCAAGTAGCGCAAGAATTGCTCGCGGCCGGCAAGGCGTACTACGCCTACGAAAGCAAAGAAGACATCGAAGCCATGCGCGAAGCTGCCATGGCGCGCGGCGAGAAGCCGCGCTACAACGGCTATTACCGCGATCGCAACGAGCCGTATCGCGAGGACCCCAATCGCGTGATCCGTTTCAAGAACCCGCTGGAAGGCTCGGTGGTGTTCGACGACAAAGTGAAGGGCAGGGTGGAATGGTCCAACGCGGAGCTGGACGATCTGGTGATCTTCCGCTCCGACGGGTGGCCTACTTACAACTTTGCCGTGGTGGTCGACGATATCGACATGGGCATCACGGAAGTGATTCGCGGCGACGACCACGTCAACAACACGCCGCGCCAGATCAACATCTATCACGCGCTGGGCGCCAAGGTGCCGGAGTTCGCGCATCTGCCGATGATCCTGGACAAGGAAGGCAAAAAGCTTTCCAAGCGCACCAATTCGGTCAGCGTGATGGAGTACCGCGAGAACGGTTTTCTGCCGCACGCGATCCTCAACTATCTCGTCCGCCTCGGCTGGTCGCACGGCGATCAGGAAATCTTTTCGCGCGAAGAAATGATCAAGCTGTTCGACGTCGGCGATGTCAACAAAGCCGCGTCGCGTTTCGACGTCGAAAAGTTGATGTGGCTCAACCAGCACTATCTGAAAACCGACGATCCGCAAACGCTGGCGCCCGAGTTCGCATGGCATCTCGCGCGCGCTGGCATCGACGCAAGCAAAGGGCCAGCGCCAGCCGAAGTGATCGTGGCGTTGCGCGATCGCGTGCACACCTTGAAGGAAATGGCCGAACGCGCGGCGATTTGGTACGGCCCGATCGTTGAGTGGGACGACAAAGCAGTCGCCAAACACCTGAAAAACGAGAGCGCCGCGCAAGTGCTGAGCGCCGCGCGCGAATTGCTCGCCACCTGCGAGTGGAAGCCGGAGCCGATTCATCAGGTGATCGAGCAAGTTGCCGCAAAGCTGGAACTTGGCATGGGCAAAATTGCGCAACCGCTACGCGTAGCCATGACCGGAACGCAGGTGTCGCCGTCCATCGACCACACGATTTATCTTACCGGACGCGACGTCGCGCTCAAGCGCATCGACGACGCGATCGCGTTGGCGCAAGCCTGA
- a CDS encoding DUF4399 domain-containing protein, with translation MKRLLLAFAFVAAPAFLCAAETPALPVTKAPAGAEVYIISPQDGATVSQSFTVRFGLKGMGVAPAGVTHENTGHHHLLVDVKIMPSAGQPIPKDEQHLHFGGGQTETTLKLPPGTHTLQLELGDSNHIPFDPPIVSKPITIHVK, from the coding sequence ATGAAACGTCTGCTGCTTGCGTTCGCCTTCGTTGCCGCCCCTGCTTTTCTCTGCGCAGCGGAAACGCCAGCCTTACCCGTGACCAAAGCTCCTGCGGGCGCGGAGGTCTACATCATCTCGCCCCAAGATGGCGCCACGGTGTCGCAAAGTTTTACCGTGCGATTCGGCCTCAAGGGCATGGGTGTCGCGCCCGCAGGCGTGACCCACGAAAACACGGGACATCACCATTTGCTGGTGGACGTCAAAATCATGCCCTCGGCAGGCCAGCCCATCCCCAAAGACGAGCAGCATCTTCATTTCGGCGGTGGACAGACCGAAACAACGCTGAAGCTGCCGCCCGGTACCCACACGCTGCAGCTGGAATTGGGCGATTCGAACCACATTCCGTTCGACCCGCCGATCGTGTCGAAACCGATCACTATTCACGTGAAATAA
- the accD gene encoding acetyl-CoA carboxylase, carboxyltransferase subunit beta, which translates to MNWLQKIMTPRTRTPGAPGGKGKVPEGVWEKCGGCGAVLYKPELERNLMVCPKCGHHHAIGARERLLALLDDGSAQELWANLEPNDPLKFRDSKKYRDRIVAAQKSTGEKDALIAMSGKLKEQPLMAVAFEFSYMGGSMGSVVGEKFTRAAERALSDRSALVCFSATGGARMQEALFSLMQMAKTSAALARLREAGVPYISVLTHPTTGGVSASLGMLGDINVAEPKALIGFAGPRVIEQTVRETLPEGFQRSEFLLEHGAIDMIVDRREMRDKLSDVLNILRKVPRAA; encoded by the coding sequence ATGAATTGGCTGCAAAAAATCATGACACCCCGCACGCGGACCCCAGGGGCTCCCGGCGGCAAGGGCAAGGTTCCCGAAGGTGTTTGGGAGAAATGCGGTGGCTGCGGCGCCGTGCTGTACAAGCCGGAGCTGGAACGCAACCTGATGGTGTGCCCCAAGTGCGGCCATCATCATGCCATCGGCGCGCGCGAGCGGTTGCTGGCGCTTCTGGATGACGGAAGCGCGCAAGAGCTCTGGGCGAACTTGGAGCCCAATGATCCGCTGAAATTTCGCGATTCGAAAAAGTACCGCGACCGCATCGTCGCCGCGCAGAAATCCACCGGCGAAAAAGATGCGCTGATCGCGATGAGCGGCAAGCTCAAGGAACAACCGCTGATGGCGGTGGCCTTCGAGTTCTCTTACATGGGCGGCTCGATGGGTTCGGTAGTCGGCGAGAAATTCACGCGCGCCGCCGAGCGTGCGTTGAGTGATCGCAGCGCGCTGGTGTGCTTCTCCGCCACGGGCGGCGCGCGCATGCAGGAAGCCTTGTTCTCGCTGATGCAGATGGCCAAGACCTCCGCTGCGTTGGCGCGTTTGCGCGAAGCGGGCGTTCCGTACATCAGCGTGCTGACGCATCCGACGACTGGTGGCGTGTCGGCCAGTCTTGGCATGTTGGGCGATATCAACGTCGCCGAACCGAAAGCCTTGATCGGCTTTGCCGGTCCGCGCGTGATCGAGCAGACAGTGCGCGAGACGTTGCCGGAAGGTTTTCAGCGTTCGGAGTTTCTGCTGGAACACGGCGCCATCGACATGATCGTGGACCGCCGCGAGATGCGCGACAAACTTTCCGATGTGTTGAACATTTTGCGCAAGGTGCCGCGCGCGGCATAA
- the trpA gene encoding tryptophan synthase subunit alpha produces the protein MNRIDRRFAVLKASGRTGLIPFVTAGDPAPEHVVHLMHALVDAGADVIELGVPFSDPMADGPVIQHASERAIAKGVGLADVLGWVATFRERDNDTPVVLMGYLNPVEIHGYARFAKEAAAAGVDGVLLVDCPLEEADVLAPLRQAGLQQILLAAPTTAPARMAQLCKAAEGFLYYVSFAGITGAGRLSTQDIAARVADIRSQANAPVAVGFGVKDAQSAKAISEFADAVVIGSALVERLNGANTAQEIATRVGDFLRPIRAALDAA, from the coding sequence ATGAACCGCATCGACCGCCGTTTCGCCGTGCTCAAAGCATCCGGTCGCACGGGCTTGATTCCGTTCGTCACCGCCGGCGATCCCGCGCCCGAGCATGTCGTGCATTTGATGCACGCGTTGGTCGATGCAGGCGCCGATGTGATCGAACTCGGCGTGCCGTTCTCCGATCCGATGGCCGACGGTCCGGTGATCCAACACGCCAGCGAGCGCGCCATCGCCAAGGGCGTGGGGCTTGCCGATGTGCTCGGATGGGTCGCTACGTTCCGCGAACGCGACAACGACACGCCCGTGGTGTTGATGGGTTACCTCAATCCGGTGGAAATTCACGGGTACGCGCGTTTCGCCAAGGAAGCCGCCGCGGCCGGCGTCGATGGCGTGTTGCTGGTGGATTGCCCACTGGAAGAAGCCGACGTTCTTGCGCCCCTGCGCCAGGCCGGCTTGCAGCAGATTCTGCTCGCCGCGCCCACCACCGCACCCGCGCGTATGGCGCAGTTGTGCAAGGCGGCGGAGGGTTTCCTGTACTATGTATCGTTCGCCGGCATCACCGGGGCAGGACGCTTGAGTACGCAGGACATCGCCGCACGCGTGGCGGATATCCGGTCTCAAGCGAATGCGCCTGTCGCCGTGGGTTTCGGTGTCAAGGATGCGCAGAGCGCGAAAGCCATCAGTGAATTTGCGGATGCCGTGGTGATCGGCAGCGCGCTGGTGGAGCGATTGAACGGTGCGAACACGGCACAAGAAATCGCAACACGGGTTGGCGATTTTCTCCGTCCGATTCGCGCGGCATTGGACGCCGCTTGA
- a CDS encoding 30S ribosomal protein THX: MGKGDRKTRRGKTYRNSYGNSRAHSVKPAVTGAKTTVTKPAAVKKAAAPKKKSA; encoded by the coding sequence ATGGGTAAGGGCGATCGTAAAACCCGTCGCGGCAAAACCTACCGTAACAGCTACGGTAACTCGCGCGCGCACTCCGTGAAGCCTGCCGTGACCGGCGCCAAGACGACCGTGACCAAGCCGGCCGCCGTCAAAAAGGCTGCCGCTCCGAAGAAAAAATCGGCCTGA
- the hutI gene encoding imidazolonepropionase codes for MNWDLLLTHATLATFAGDSGYGLISDAAIACLDGKIAWLGSMRDLPSNAASSAREVHDVNGALITPGLIDCHTHLVFGGDRAQEFDMRLNGATYEEIARAGGGIVSTVRATRNASEDELFAQSLPRARALLADGVTTLEIKSGYGLELDAERRTLRTARRLGQALGIHVQTSFLGLHALPPEYKERRDDYVALVCSELLPTLANEGLVDAVDAFCEGIGFTRAETQRVFEHARQLGLRVKLHAEQLSDLDGAALVAEFNGLSADHLEYLSDKGIDAMARAGTVAVLLPGAFYALRETKLPPIEALRASGVPIAIATDCNPGTSPLLSVRLAANMACTLFRLTPEEALRGITVNAARALGLPDRGELAVGKRADLVVWNVAQPAELCYWIGGALVRQVWIGGVSVSTQA; via the coding sequence ATGAATTGGGATCTGTTGCTGACGCACGCAACGCTCGCGACGTTTGCCGGCGATAGCGGTTACGGATTGATAAGCGACGCGGCGATCGCGTGCCTGGATGGAAAGATCGCGTGGCTTGGCTCGATGCGCGATTTGCCTTCCAACGCCGCATCCTCCGCACGCGAAGTGCATGACGTGAATGGCGCGCTGATTACGCCAGGCTTGATCGACTGCCACACGCACCTCGTCTTCGGCGGCGACCGCGCGCAGGAATTCGATATGCGCCTCAATGGCGCCACGTATGAAGAGATTGCGCGCGCCGGCGGCGGCATCGTCTCCACGGTACGCGCCACGCGCAACGCCAGCGAAGACGAGTTGTTCGCGCAATCCTTGCCGCGCGCGCGTGCGCTGCTGGCAGACGGCGTAACAACCTTGGAAATCAAATCCGGCTACGGCCTCGAACTGGACGCAGAGCGTCGCACGCTGCGCACGGCGCGCCGGCTCGGACAAGCGCTTGGCATCCATGTTCAAACCAGCTTTCTCGGACTGCATGCCTTACCGCCCGAATACAAAGAACGCCGCGACGACTACGTTGCGCTGGTTTGCAGCGAACTGCTTCCCACGTTAGCCAACGAGGGTCTGGTGGATGCCGTCGATGCCTTCTGCGAAGGCATTGGCTTTACGCGTGCGGAAACGCAGCGCGTGTTCGAACATGCGCGCCAGCTTGGGTTGCGTGTAAAGCTGCACGCGGAGCAGCTCTCCGATCTGGATGGCGCCGCGTTGGTGGCCGAGTTCAACGGGCTATCCGCCGATCACCTGGAATATCTCAGCGACAAAGGCATCGACGCCATGGCGCGCGCGGGAACCGTTGCCGTGCTTCTTCCCGGCGCTTTTTATGCCTTGCGCGAAACCAAGCTGCCGCCTATCGAAGCGCTTCGCGCGAGCGGCGTTCCCATCGCTATCGCCACCGACTGCAACCCAGGTACGTCGCCGCTGCTTTCCGTGCGACTGGCGGCGAACATGGCGTGCACCCTCTTCCGCTTAACGCCCGAAGAAGCGCTGCGCGGTATTACGGTGAATGCAGCCCGCGCGCTGGGTCTGCCTGATCGCGGGGAACTCGCGGTAGGTAAGCGCGCGGACCTGGTCGTATGGAACGTTGCGCAACCGGCGGAGCTTTGCTACTGGATTGGCGGCGCGCTGGTGCGGCAAGTGTGGATCGGCGGCGTATCGGTTTCGACTCAGGCATAA
- the trpB gene encoding tryptophan synthase subunit beta, which produces MATLQDFHQWPDPHGRFGNFGGQYVAETLMAPLAELTEAYLRLREDPEFLAELDRDLTHYVGRPSPIYHAEGLSKHVGGARILLKREDLNHTGAHKINNTIGQALVAKRMGKPRIIAETGAGQHGVASATVAARFGLKCVVYMGAVDIERQKINVYRMKLLGAEVVPVTSGSKTLKDALNEAMRDWVTNVADTFYIIGTVAGPHPYPMMVRDFNAIVGREARAQMLEQYGRLPDVLTACVGGGSNAIGLFHAFLNDSDVRIVGAEAAGEGIATGHHAASLAAGRPGVLHGNRTYVLCDDNGQITETHSVSAGLDYPGVGPEHAFLKDAGRAEYVGVTDDEALEAFHLLARTEGILAALESSHAVAQAIKLARELPKDGIVLCNLSGRGDKDVHTIAAREGVQV; this is translated from the coding sequence ATGGCCACTCTCCAAGATTTCCATCAATGGCCCGATCCCCACGGACGGTTCGGCAACTTCGGCGGTCAATACGTCGCCGAAACCCTTATGGCGCCCTTGGCCGAACTTACCGAGGCCTACTTGCGCCTGCGCGAGGATCCCGAATTTCTGGCCGAACTCGATCGCGACCTTACCCATTACGTGGGGCGGCCCAGTCCGATCTATCACGCCGAAGGTTTGTCCAAGCACGTTGGCGGCGCGCGCATTCTGCTCAAGCGCGAAGACCTCAATCACACCGGTGCGCACAAGATCAACAACACCATCGGCCAGGCCTTGGTCGCCAAGCGCATGGGCAAGCCGCGCATCATCGCTGAAACCGGCGCAGGCCAACACGGCGTTGCGAGCGCAACCGTGGCTGCGCGTTTCGGTTTGAAGTGCGTGGTGTACATGGGCGCCGTCGATATCGAGCGACAGAAAATCAACGTGTACCGCATGAAGCTGCTCGGCGCCGAAGTCGTGCCGGTGACATCGGGCTCGAAAACGCTGAAGGATGCGTTGAACGAAGCGATGCGCGACTGGGTGACCAATGTCGCCGATACGTTCTACATCATCGGCACCGTGGCGGGCCCGCATCCGTATCCGATGATGGTGCGCGATTTCAATGCGATCGTCGGGCGTGAAGCGCGCGCGCAAATGCTGGAGCAATACGGTCGCTTGCCCGACGTGCTTACGGCGTGTGTCGGCGGCGGCTCCAACGCCATCGGTTTGTTCCACGCATTTCTCAACGACAGTGACGTGCGCATCGTCGGTGCGGAAGCGGCGGGTGAGGGCATTGCGACGGGGCATCACGCTGCGTCGCTGGCAGCGGGTCGCCCCGGCGTCTTGCATGGCAATCGTACCTACGTGCTATGCGACGACAACGGTCAGATCACCGAAACGCATTCGGTCTCTGCTGGTTTGGATTATCCCGGCGTCGGTCCCGAGCATGCATTTTTGAAGGATGCCGGTCGTGCGGAATATGTCGGCGTTACCGATGACGAAGCGCTCGAAGCGTTCCATTTGCTCGCGCGTACCGAGGGCATTCTTGCCGCGCTGGAATCCAGTCATGCCGTGGCGCAAGCGATAAAGCTGGCGCGCGAACTGCCCAAAGACGGCATCGTGCTGTGCAATCTTTCCGGCCGCGGCGACAAGGACGTACACACGATCGCAGCACGCGAAGGAGTTCAGGTATGA
- a CDS encoding transcriptional repressor: MIADEVNTLSNSTTTKHAHHHHESPKDFVAAVEHASEERGLRLTPLRKEVLELIAAAGKPVKAYDLLDHLRERHGNAAPPTVYRALDFLLEHGFIHKLESINAFVSCHHPAEAHQVPFLICDVCSSAQEVCDERVAELIEAQAKTFGFRPQAQTLEVHGVCKQCRKA; encoded by the coding sequence ATGATCGCCGACGAGGTGAACACGTTGAGCAACAGCACAACCACCAAGCATGCACATCACCATCACGAGAGTCCCAAAGACTTCGTGGCGGCGGTGGAACATGCCAGCGAGGAACGCGGCCTTCGCCTTACGCCGCTGCGCAAAGAAGTGCTGGAATTGATCGCCGCGGCCGGCAAGCCGGTGAAGGCATACGACTTGCTCGATCATCTGCGCGAACGTCACGGCAACGCCGCGCCGCCGACCGTTTATCGTGCTTTGGACTTTCTGTTGGAGCACGGCTTTATCCATAAGCTGGAATCGATCAACGCCTTCGTCTCCTGCCATCACCCGGCCGAGGCGCATCAGGTGCCGTTTCTGATTTGCGATGTTTGTTCCAGCGCCCAGGAAGTCTGCGACGAGCGCGTCGCGGAGCTGATCGAGGCCCAGGCCAAGACTTTCGGCTTCCGCCCCCAGGCGCAAACGCTGGAAGTTCACGGCGTGTGCAAGCAGTGCCGTAAGGCCTGA
- a CDS encoding glycosyltransferase family 1 protein has protein sequence MRIGIISETYPPEINGVALTVHGLATGLAARGHEIDLVRPRQIVSHVDEPGIDALETRGAALPRYPGLRFGLPAPRTLRHRWTERRPDAIYVATEGPLGRSAVKTAVRLGIPVATGFHTRFDTYADHYGVGFLTPIVHGYLSRFHQRANVTLVPTDALAAELTAMGVDHARLLRRAVDTKLFHPSKRDNALRESWGVDADTPVVLYVGRIAPEKNLELAVETFRAIQQVAPKARYVWVGDGPARASLQAAHPDFNFVGMKRDEDLAAHYASADLFPFPSLSETFGNVILEALAAGLPVVAYAEGAAREHLIDGINGFRITSGDARAFTSAAVTLGGDIDLIRHMGHAATVSVERLSPEAVIREFENLLRELVEENMHDRHVTIAPA, from the coding sequence ATGCGTATCGGCATCATCAGCGAGACGTATCCGCCTGAGATCAACGGTGTCGCACTCACCGTGCATGGTCTGGCGACGGGTCTGGCCGCACGAGGCCACGAGATCGATCTCGTCCGTCCCCGCCAAATCGTCAGCCACGTCGACGAGCCCGGCATTGATGCACTGGAAACACGCGGCGCGGCGCTGCCACGTTATCCCGGTCTTCGCTTCGGACTTCCCGCGCCGCGCACGCTGCGCCATCGCTGGACCGAACGCCGTCCCGATGCGATTTACGTCGCGACCGAAGGTCCGCTGGGACGCTCTGCGGTCAAGACCGCGGTGCGATTAGGCATTCCCGTCGCCACCGGCTTCCACACGCGTTTCGATACGTATGCTGATCACTACGGCGTAGGTTTTCTGACCCCCATCGTGCACGGATATCTGAGCCGCTTCCATCAGCGCGCCAATGTCACGCTGGTTCCTACCGACGCACTCGCTGCGGAACTGACCGCGATGGGCGTCGATCATGCGCGCCTGCTGCGCCGCGCGGTCGACACCAAGCTGTTTCATCCGTCCAAGCGCGACAACGCCTTGCGCGAAAGCTGGGGCGTAGATGCGGATACGCCGGTCGTGCTTTATGTGGGACGCATCGCGCCGGAGAAAAATCTGGAGCTTGCGGTCGAGACCTTCCGCGCCATCCAGCAGGTCGCACCGAAAGCGCGCTATGTGTGGGTCGGCGATGGTCCCGCGCGCGCATCGCTGCAAGCTGCGCATCCCGATTTCAACTTTGTCGGTATGAAGCGCGACGAAGACCTGGCCGCGCACTACGCCAGCGCCGATCTGTTTCCGTTCCCGAGCCTCAGCGAAACCTTCGGTAACGTGATTTTGGAAGCGCTCGCCGCCGGTTTGCCGGTGGTGGCGTATGCCGAAGGCGCCGCGCGCGAACATCTGATCGATGGCATCAACGGTTTCCGTATCACGTCCGGCGATGCCCGCGCCTTTACGTCGGCAGCGGTCACGCTGGGCGGCGATATCGATTTGATTCGCCATATGGGACACGCCGCCACCGTCAGCGTGGAGCGTTTGTCGCCGGAAGCGGTGATCCGCGAATTCGAAAACCTGTTGCGCGAACTGGTCGAGGAGAACATGCATGACCGTCATGTCACCATCGCACCGGCCTGA
- a CDS encoding phosphatase PAP2 family protein has protein sequence MTVMSPSHRPESAVLPRHAFDRRMCIAANRWGARHAVGLFFGIISRLGDGVFWYALMLALALIDGLRGLEAAAHMAVTGLVALLLYRILKRWTRRPRPFRTCPGVIAHVPPLDEFSFPSGHTLQAVGFTIVALAYYPMLAPLLLTFTALVAASRVILGLHYPSDVLAAMFVGSGLGALSLWIVHSAPHLFA, from the coding sequence ATGACCGTCATGTCACCATCGCACCGGCCTGAGTCCGCCGTTCTTCCGCGCCATGCGTTCGACCGACGCATGTGCATCGCCGCCAACCGCTGGGGCGCGCGTCACGCTGTCGGCTTGTTCTTCGGCATCATCAGCCGCCTCGGCGATGGTGTGTTCTGGTACGCGCTGATGCTCGCCTTGGCGCTGATCGACGGCCTGCGCGGTCTGGAAGCCGCCGCACACATGGCCGTCACGGGATTGGTCGCGCTGTTGCTGTATCGCATTCTGAAGCGCTGGACGCGTCGTCCGCGCCCGTTCCGCACCTGCCCCGGCGTCATCGCGCATGTGCCGCCGCTGGACGAATTCAGTTTTCCGTCGGGTCACACGCTGCAAGCGGTGGGTTTCACCATCGTTGCGCTGGCGTATTACCCGATGCTCGCGCCGCTGCTGTTGACGTTCACCGCGCTGGTGGCGGCATCGCGCGTGATTCTCGGTTTGCACTACCCCAGCGATGTATTGGCTGCAATGTTTGTTGGCAGCGGTCTCGGCGCGCTGTCGTTGTGGATCGTGCACAGCGCGCCGCATTTGTTCGCCTGA
- a CDS encoding cation diffusion facilitator family transporter encodes MNHVHSHADHHHDHAHPAGTMGRERKLLFAFVLTAGMMIAEVIGGWWSGSLALLADAGHMLVDAAALMLALLAVRMAQRPADARRTYGYGRMEVLAGFVNALTQFVLVGFIAYEAISRFFKPVEILSGVMFGVAVVGLLVNLIVLRSLHGHSHDDVNIGAASLHVLGDLLGSVGAVIAALLVRWLNWNWADPALSVLVSLLILNSAWRLLRRSTHILLEGVPEGMDPHEVETVLRDADTSIRDVHHVHVWQVASGSFMATLHLELHDRNDDARALASVHRILLERFGIQHATVQIDPGHCPDGSPGCGTQHHRH; translated from the coding sequence ATGAATCACGTGCACAGCCACGCCGACCATCATCACGATCACGCACATCCTGCGGGAACGATGGGGCGCGAGCGAAAACTGCTTTTCGCGTTCGTCCTTACCGCAGGGATGATGATCGCCGAGGTCATCGGCGGCTGGTGGTCCGGATCGCTCGCTTTGCTGGCCGATGCTGGGCATATGCTGGTGGACGCGGCGGCGTTGATGCTGGCCTTGTTGGCCGTGCGCATGGCGCAGCGTCCCGCCGATGCGCGTCGTACTTATGGTTATGGCCGCATGGAAGTGCTGGCGGGTTTCGTCAATGCGCTGACGCAATTCGTGCTGGTCGGTTTCATTGCCTATGAAGCGATCTCGCGCTTTTTCAAACCGGTGGAAATTCTCTCCGGCGTTATGTTCGGAGTCGCAGTCGTCGGCTTGCTGGTGAATCTGATCGTATTGCGCAGCTTGCATGGGCATTCGCACGACGATGTCAACATTGGCGCGGCGAGTTTGCACGTGCTGGGCGATCTGCTCGGTTCGGTCGGTGCGGTAATCGCCGCGTTGTTGGTGCGCTGGCTGAACTGGAATTGGGCCGACCCGGCGTTATCCGTGCTGGTGTCGTTACTGATTTTGAACAGCGCATGGCGATTGCTGCGACGTTCCACGCACATCCTGCTGGAAGGCGTGCCGGAAGGCATGGATCCGCACGAAGTGGAAACCGTGTTGCGCGACGCCGACACGTCGATTCGCGATGTGCATCATGTGCATGTGTGGCAGGTGGCGTCCGGTTCGTTCATGGCGACGTTGCATCTGGAATTGCATGATCGGAACGACGACGCGCGTGCGTTGGCATCGGTCCATCGCATTTTGTTGGAGCGCTTTGGCATTCAGCACGCCACGGTGCAGATCGACCCAGGGCATTGCCCGGACGGCAGTCCCGGTTGCGGTACGCAGCACCATCGTCACTAG